A single window of Actinoallomurus bryophytorum DNA harbors:
- a CDS encoding lipocalin family protein translates to MSVTDKPLTENLTIAQPGARPEVDVAADLLPLEYDSNSWLAIGHFEADGHTLDYAFHLLASTIPGVGTLYASVVSVTDETTGHFYAHDAIHPPTAVTAAEGGLDITMPDGHLRGDWDKMQIHREAPGVVIDIETTAVGFPIYSKGTGRFSLLGIDVHHYSVPYLRTTGTLTVEGTRYDITGRGYTWFDRGWQNFNPAATVKLSWMGIYLDNGEVISLYDTDVPGQEESWATVLHPDGSQAVIAMEPLDVSGFWHSERSGQRYPEHWVARFPEHDAILDITPVPLEQEVVASVPMLHRYEAASTVTGTWGGREVKGHACAHLIGDWAG, encoded by the coding sequence ATGAGCGTCACGGACAAGCCGCTGACGGAGAATCTCACGATCGCGCAGCCGGGCGCGCGGCCCGAGGTGGACGTGGCCGCGGACCTGCTGCCCCTGGAGTACGACAGCAACTCCTGGCTCGCGATCGGCCACTTCGAGGCGGACGGCCACACTCTGGACTACGCGTTCCATCTCCTGGCGAGCACGATCCCGGGCGTCGGGACCCTGTACGCCTCCGTCGTCTCGGTCACCGACGAGACGACGGGCCATTTCTACGCTCACGACGCGATCCACCCCCCTACCGCGGTGACGGCGGCTGAGGGCGGGCTCGACATCACCATGCCCGACGGCCACCTGCGCGGCGACTGGGACAAGATGCAGATCCACCGCGAGGCCCCCGGCGTCGTCATCGACATCGAGACCACGGCCGTCGGGTTCCCCATCTACTCCAAGGGGACCGGGCGTTTTTCCCTCCTCGGGATAGACGTGCACCATTACTCGGTGCCCTACCTGCGCACCACCGGCACCCTGACGGTCGAGGGCACGCGCTACGACATCACGGGGCGGGGCTACACCTGGTTCGACCGCGGATGGCAGAACTTCAACCCGGCGGCGACCGTCAAGCTGTCCTGGATGGGCATCTACCTCGACAACGGCGAGGTGATCAGTCTGTACGACACCGACGTCCCGGGCCAGGAGGAGAGCTGGGCGACGGTCCTTCATCCGGACGGGTCGCAGGCCGTCATCGCGATGGAGCCCCTGGACGTGTCCGGCTTCTGGCACAGCGAGCGGTCCGGCCAGCGCTACCCCGAGCACTGGGTGGCCAGGTTCCCCGAGCACGACGCGATCCTGGACATCACTCCCGTCCCGCTGGAGCAGGAGGTCGTGGCGTCGGTGCCGATGCTGCATCGCTACGAGGCCGCCAGCACGGTCACCGGCACATGGGGCGGCCGGGAGGTCAAGGGCCACGCCTGCGCCCACCTGATCGGCGACTGGGCGGGCTGA